One Thermoanaerobacter pseudethanolicus ATCC 33223 genomic window, TGATAATATTTTCTAGCCTTTGTGGTAGCAAGATAAAACTTTTTCCCTTTGTTTTGTTCAAGAAATTGTTCGAGATTATCGTAAACAGTAAGGTCTAAAAGAGGCCAGTAATCTAAGCCAGCTCTTTTTACGTATTTTTCGTCTATACTGAAACCTAAAGGTTTTACAAGATGAAGCCTGCTGCCCGTAAGTACACAAGTCCTTGCAATATTCCCCGTGTTCTGTGGTATCTCAGGTTCAACAAGTACTACATTAAGTGGCATACTCTACCTCCTGTATTGTAACTAACTTTATTTTATTATATCACAAGAGCTTTATAATTAAAAAAGAGTGAAAAATTTTTACACTCATCTCACTTATTAAATATTTTTACTAAAAATTTAATCATCACAAATAATATAACTACCACCAAAAATCTATCTCTCCAATAGCAACTTTAAACACAGTTCGTATTTTTTATTGCAAGATATACGATAGTGCCTCCAATGATAAAATTAAGCCTTCTGCTTTTATGCTCTTGTCTGCAGGCTCCCGTAGTTACTCCCGCAATGCATTCTACGCATAAAAGCGAAGACTTTAGTTAATTTTTAAATTGACTCTCCCATAAAATAGTGTTATTATTTTTAAGAAGATAACACTATTTTATGGGAGTGATAAGTCTGGAAGAAATAACACGTTTTGGAGTTTCAATGGAATCAAAACTTCTTTATCAATTTGACGAGCTTATAAAGAAAAAAAATTACAACAACAGGTCTGAAGCTATACGAGATTTGATAAGAGATTTTATCGTGGAAAATCAGTGGGAAGCAGAGGATGTAGAAACTATTGGAACAATTACTTATGTTTTTAATCATGAAGTGAGGGAAATAAGTGACAAACTGACAGATATGCAACACAAGCACTATCAAAACATAATCTCAACAATGCACGTACACTTGGATAAGCACAACTGCCTCGAAGTAATGGTAGTAAAAGGCACTTCAAAAGAAATTACAAAAATTGCAGATGAAATTATAAGCACAAAAGGAGTAAAGCATGGAAAACTGGTAATGACAACAACAGGTGAAAATTTGTAAGGGGGAATTTTTTATGCACATACCTGAAGGCTATATAAGTCCTCAAACCTGCGCTGTTATGGGTGCTGCTATGGTACCAGTCATTTCAGTTGCAGCAAAAAAAGTCAATGAAAGTTTTGACAAAAAAGACATACCTACTTTGGCTATAGGGTCTGCTTTTGCATTTACAATAATGATGTTTAACGTACCAATACCAGGTGGTACAACTTCCCATGCCATTGGTGCAACTCTCCTTGCAATAACTTTAGGGCCGTGGGCAGCAAGTATATCTCTTACTATAGCTTTATTTATACAAGCATTGCTTTTTGGTGACGGAGGAATTTTAGCTTTGGGTGCAAATAGTTTTAATATAGCTTTTATAGCTCCTTTTGTTGGATACGGAATTTATAAACTTATGTTGTCACTTAAGTTAAATAAAGTCATATCATCTGCTATAGGGGGATATGTAGGAATAAATACTGCAGCTCTTGCTACAGCAATAGAACTTGGACTTCAGCCATTGCTTTTTCATACAGCAAATGGAACACCTCTATATTTTCCCTATGGATTAAACGTAGCAATACCTGCAATGATGTTTGCTCATCTTACTGTAGCTGGTATTGTAGAAGCCATCATAACAGGCCTTGTAGTATATTATTTACAAAAAGCGGATGAGGAAAATATACTGTATAAATTTTCATACAAGCTTAGAGGTGATAATAGATGAAAAAATTCTACATTGCAGCTATAGTTATAATACTTCTCACTCCTCTCGGGCTTTTAGCTCCTGGTTCGGCATGGGGAGAATGGGGCTTAGATGAAATTAAGAACATGATAGGATATGTACCTGAGGGAATGAGTAGATTCTCAGAAGTTATAAAAGCAATATTACCCGATTACAGTATACCAGGATTTGATGTTAATTTCTTCCAACAAGCTTTAGGTTATATTTTTTCGGCAGTTATAGGAATTGCAGCTATTGTATTGATATTTGCAATATTAGGGAGGATTATGGGAAAACCCCAGAAGAAAAATGGATAACTTTTTAGAAAAGACAATCTTAAGTATACAAAATGCATTTGAAGATATGTTTTATTCTGACACAATTTTTGCTAAGAAAGGTATTATGCAGTCTCTTGATACGAGAATAAAACTCGTCTCCGTTTTTATATTAATCATTATAGTCAATTTTGGAAAGACAATATCTTTTATGACCATATTTCTTATTTATACACTTTTGTTGGCTTATTTTTCTAAAATACCTTTAAAAGCATATGTTATGAGGGTATCAGCAGTCTCAATATTTTTTACAGGTATTGTCCTGATACCTTCACTTTTTAATGTAGTAAAAGAAGGACATCCTTTAGTATATTTCACAAAAAATTTTTACATAACAAAAGAAGGTTTGTATAGTGCCATTATTTTTATGATGAGGTCATTTATATCTTTATCTTTTGTATATATACTAGCACTGTCAACAAAATGGGTAGAAATATTAAAAGGATTGAGGTCTTTTAAGCTTCCCCGCATTTTTACTGCTACACTTGAAATGGCCTTACGTTACATCTTTTTGCTTTTAGAAATTGCTACAAACATGTTTCTCGCAAGAAAAAGCAGAAATGTCAGGAAAAGTGATAGTAGTGAAGGAAGAAAATTTGTCGCTTCTGCTATGGCAAATGTTTTGATAAGGTCTCAACAACTGAGCGATGAAGTTTATAACGCTATGATTTCACGAGGTTATAATGGAGATTACAAAGCACTAACTACTTTTAAAATGGCTTTTTATGATTATATATGGATAGGTTTTAATATAACTTTTTTATTCATCTTGTGGTATATCCACCCATAAGGAGGTTTAAATTGAGCACAGTATTTGAATTAAAAAATGTCTATTACTCTTATAATAAATCAGTTCCTGCTTTAGTTGACATAACTTTTGAAGTAAAAAAAGGAGAAAAATTAATTCTTCTCGGTGCAAATGGCAGTGGAAAATCCACTCTTTTAAAATTGATGGACAATTTAATTTCTCCTGACAGCGGTGAAATATGGGCATTTGGCAAATTGCTTGGCGATAAAAAAACTTTTGATGAATATGAATTTAGAAAAAAAGTGGGTTTTGTGTTTCAAGATTCCGATGTGCAACTTTTCAGCACTACAGTCTTTGACGAAATATCATTTGCTCCTCTTCAAATGGGTTTAGAAAGAA contains:
- the trmL gene encoding tRNA (uridine(34)/cytosine(34)/5-carboxymethylaminomethyluridine(34)-2'-O)-methyltransferase TrmL, which codes for MPLNVVLVEPEIPQNTGNIARTCVLTGSRLHLVKPLGFSIDEKYVKRAGLDYWPLLDLTVYDNLEQFLEQNKGKKFYLATTKARKYYHDVKYEDNSYILFGKETAGLPKWLIEKYYEDCIRIPMHEVISTRSLNLSNSVAIVLYEALRQLGFPNMK
- the nikR gene encoding nickel-responsive transcriptional regulator NikR, producing MEEITRFGVSMESKLLYQFDELIKKKNYNNRSEAIRDLIRDFIVENQWEAEDVETIGTITYVFNHEVREISDKLTDMQHKHYQNIISTMHVHLDKHNCLEVMVVKGTSKEITKIADEIISTKGVKHGKLVMTTTGENL
- the cbiM gene encoding cobalt transporter CbiM — protein: MHIPEGYISPQTCAVMGAAMVPVISVAAKKVNESFDKKDIPTLAIGSAFAFTIMMFNVPIPGGTTSHAIGATLLAITLGPWAASISLTIALFIQALLFGDGGILALGANSFNIAFIAPFVGYGIYKLMLSLKLNKVISSAIGGYVGINTAALATAIELGLQPLLFHTANGTPLYFPYGLNVAIPAMMFAHLTVAGIVEAIITGLVVYYLQKADEENILYKFSYKLRGDNR
- a CDS encoding PDGLE domain-containing protein, with translation MKKFYIAAIVIILLTPLGLLAPGSAWGEWGLDEIKNMIGYVPEGMSRFSEVIKAILPDYSIPGFDVNFFQQALGYIFSAVIGIAAIVLIFAILGRIMGKPQKKNG
- the cbiQ gene encoding cobalt ECF transporter T component CbiQ — translated: MDNFLEKTILSIQNAFEDMFYSDTIFAKKGIMQSLDTRIKLVSVFILIIIVNFGKTISFMTIFLIYTLLLAYFSKIPLKAYVMRVSAVSIFFTGIVLIPSLFNVVKEGHPLVYFTKNFYITKEGLYSAIIFMMRSFISLSFVYILALSTKWVEILKGLRSFKLPRIFTATLEMALRYIFLLLEIATNMFLARKSRNVRKSDSSEGRKFVASAMANVLIRSQQLSDEVYNAMISRGYNGDYKALTTFKMAFYDYIWIGFNITFLFILWYIHP